Sequence from the Flavobacterium sp. TR2 genome:
AATTTAAAAAATGGGTTCAGGTTTTTTCGCACTATTAGATGATATCGCAGCAATTATGGATGATGTTGCCGTAATGAGCAAAGTTGCAGCCAAAAAAACAGCCGGAATTCTTGGTGATGATTTAGCAGTAAATGCTGAAAAAGCTTCTGGATTTGCTTCGTCAAGAGAACTTCCTGTTTTATGGGCAATTAGCAAAGGTTCTTTATTAAACAAAATTATCATTCTTCCAATTGCATTTTTGTTAAGCGCATTTTTTCCAATTGCCATTATGGTGATTTTAGTATTGGGAGGATTGTTTTTGGCTTACGAAGGTGCGGAGAAAATTTATGAATTTATAGTTCCTCATGCACACGAAGAATCAGAAGGAATAACTGATGAAGTGCTTACTGAAGAAGAAATTTTAGTAATCGAAAAAGACAAAGTAAAATCAGCAATTGTAACCGATTTTATCCTATCGGTAGAAATTGTAATTATTGCCTTGGGAACTGTAATCGGGAAGCCATTGCTGT
This genomic interval carries:
- a CDS encoding DUF808 domain-containing protein; translated protein: MGSGFFALLDDIAAIMDDVAVMSKVAAKKTAGILGDDLAVNAEKASGFASSRELPVLWAISKGSLLNKIIILPIAFLLSAFFPIAIMVILVLGGLFLAYEGAEKIYEFIVPHAHEESEGITDEVLTEEEILVIEKDKVKSAIVTDFILSVEIVIIALGTVIGKPLLSQIITVSIIAVIATVGVYGIVALIVRMDEVGFKMIQHSKKEKSLLKSIGNILVQALPKVIKALTVIGTIALILVAGGLFVHNIEFFHHLLPNFPSIIKEFAIGLIIGFIVLGIVNIFKKIFKKKAA